A single window of Aspergillus puulaauensis MK2 DNA, chromosome 5, nearly complete sequence DNA harbors:
- a CDS encoding hybrid sensor histidine kinase/response regulator (COG:T;~EggNog:ENOG410QDVS;~InterPro:IPR001789,IPR003594,IPR003661,IPR036890, IPR036097,IPR011006,IPR004358,IPR005467;~PFAM:PF00512,PF02518,PF00072;~SMCOG1003:sensor histidine kinase;~antiSMASH:Cluster_5.10;~go_function: GO:0000155 - phosphorelay sensor kinase activity [Evidence IEA];~go_function: GO:0016772 - transferase activity, transferring phosphorus-containing groups [Evidence IEA];~go_process: GO:0000160 - phosphorelay signal transduction system [Evidence IEA];~go_process: GO:0007165 - signal transduction [Evidence IEA];~go_process: GO:0016310 - phosphorylation [Evidence IEA]) produces MDTSKHERFSAGNLIEAISDIHFYAAVPIVSPRGFTIGAYSVLDSRPRATAPNQNELEFMKNMAAAVMKHLEMEYSALRNVQAERKMVGLGSFVEGRSTLRDSWQQADAQYAASQESGSPREGQLNIKQQDLQHFGSGEGEKRLPVRERPAKKTNITTPRIETENKTVRSVAAGESLQDHTLSDGIKRTFSRAANLIRESIGAEGVLFLNADSERFGNLVRRTARRVSGPALKEPKHSDDDESTDSSGASQDSNTDAESDSTRVSECLGFSSSRESSIDPEADAGQAIVVPEPLFSSLIRRYPRGKIFSYNNSGSVSEDSEGSPTSRVRPDHHSHKKRAPSRRRRKPTFQQDAHSLISIFAGARNILLLPIWDSDKNRWFAGTLIWTNDPGHVFTFEDEITYISAFTNSIMAEIRRLDVEIAEKAKTNLVSSITHELRNPLHGILGTSDILSDTAMNALQHGMVHTIESCGRTLLDTINNLLDLTFIDKYQRRSAGSGKKQGRKRRPTPGTPKGPDGLQSKGRGEHLSFGDVKLDSVLEEVIECVFAGYSFYNHPQAPPPAMITSSSRWGGPTSKFDPVGARASQVTIIFDIQPDTEWTFYTHAGAWRRILMNIFGNALKYTKSGFIYLGLSSKQIHPEPSSSDSHDKDAEFEVTLTVKDSGKGIGPKYLQEGLFTAFSQEDPLASGSGLGLSIVRQAVGFLGGSIEIESTQNVGTTLTVRTPLPLSSDKSDDSSSSAVFKSLQSYTQDKTIGFLGFGANLQSSRDTSLYSSLERLCRDWFGLEVANTSERGEDERFDFYLAVQTELNCEDTEGRDLFGLSQRLVDRNGRFSPVVVICQSPEEAHSMFVAAKNRSETFYFEFISQPCGPRKLAGALDICMKRQTEQRSSGITPDERTHWVEMPDSSHLPLDAEPSEPPSNRLKISKRPTADTMGDESHRGSRDAKRQQETPEPSVLLVDDNDLNLQLLCAYTEKDNHPYMAAHNGAEAVEAYKADPGKYQFVIIDISMPVMDGFEASRQIRRIEKEHRAKMSKSEQKASPRTVIAALTGLDSTSAQKEAFSSGIDTFLIKPVKRPELQAILRRQKGV; encoded by the exons ATGGATACGAGCAAGCACGAAAGATTCAGCGCTGGCAACCTGATCGAGGCTATATCAGATATACACTTCTACGCAGCAGTGCCCATCGTCAGCCCGCGGGGGTTTACAATTGGGGCATACAGTGTACTCGACAGCAGACCAAGAGCAACTGCCCCGAATCAGAACGAGCTGGAGTTCATGAAGAACATGGCAGCCGCAGTGATGAAACATCTGGAAATGGAGTACTCGGCGTTGAGAAACGTCCAGGCCGAGCGGAAGATGGTGGGACTTGGGAGCTTTGTCGAGGGGAGGTCTACGCTTCGGGACTCCTGGCAACAAGCAGATGCACAGTATGCTGCCTCACAGGAGTCTGGGTCGCCAAGAGAGGGCCAACTGAACATTAAGCAGCAGGACCTGCAGCACTTTGGTAgcggagagggcgagaaacGTCTCCCCGTACGCGAACGACCTGCAAAGAAGACGAATATCACAACGCCCCGGATCGAGACAGAGAACAAGACGGTGCGAAGCGTGGCCGCCGGCGAAAGCCTGCAGGACCACACCCTCTCGGACGGCATTAAGCGAACCTTCTCACGCGCGGCTAATCTGATCAGAGAGTCTATCGGGGCAGAGGGCGTCCTATTCCTCAATGCCGATAGTGAGCGATTCGGGAATCTCGTCCGACGGACTGCTCGTAGAGTGTCTGGCCCTGCCCTAAAGGAACCCAAGCACAGTGATGACGACGAGAGTACTGATTCGTCGGGGGCATCCCAGGATAGTAATACAGATGCAGAGTCGGACAGTACGCGCGTGTCCGAGTGCCTGGGATTTTCGAGCTCGAGGGAGTCGAGTATTGACCCCGAGGCAGACGCTGGTCAAGCAATTGTCGTGCCGGAGCCCCTGTTCAGTTCGCTTATACGTCGATACCCCCGGGGCAAGATCTTCTCTTACAACAACAGCGGCTCTGTTTCAGAAGACAGCGAGGGTTCACCGACGAGCCGAGTTAGGCCTGACCATCATAGCCACAAGAAGCGCGCGCCCAGCAGACGGCGACGTAAGCCAACGTTCCAGCAAGACGCCCATAGCCTGATCAGTATCTTCGCCGGTGCCAGGAATATTCTCCTGCTGCCGATTTGGGACTCCGACAAGAACCGGTGGTTCGCTGGCACTCTGATCTGGACAAACGACCCAGGGCACGTCTTCACCTTCGAGGACGAGATCACCTATATCTCTGCCTTTACAAATAGCATCATGGCGGAGATCCGGCGGCTGGATGTAGAGATAGCAGAGAAGGCAAAGACCAACCTGGTCAGCAGTATCACTCATGAGCTGCGTAATCCACTGCATGGCATTCTTGGGACTTCTGATATCCTGAGTGATACTGCCATGAATGCCCTGCAACATGGTATGGTTCATACCATTGAATCCTGTGGCCGCACTCTCCTtgacaccatcaacaacctcctcgatcTTACTTTCATCGACAAGTATCAACGGAGGTCAGCGGGCTcagggaagaagcagggCAGAAAGCGAAGGCCCACGCCTGGGACTCCGAAAGGTCCAGATGGCTTGCAAAGTAAGGGCCGCGGAGAGCACCTTTCATTTGGGGATGTGAAGCTGGACTCCGTTCTGGAAGAGGTCATCGAGTGTGTCTTTGCTGGCTACAGCTTCTACAATCACCCTCAGGCACCGCCACCAGCCATGATCACGTCGTCGTCGCGGTGGGGAGGCCCAACGAGCAAATTCGATCCAGTTGGAGCTCGTGCGAGCCAGGTCACCATCATATTCGACATCCAGCCCGATACCGAATGGACCTTCTATACGCATGCGGGTGCCTGGCGTCGGATACTGATGAACATCTTTGGCAACGCGCTCAAGTACACCAAATCCGGGTTTATCTATCTCGGATTGAGCTCCAAGCAGATACATCCGGAGCCTTCGTCCTCGGACTCGCACGACAAAGACGCAGAATTTGAAGTCACCCTGACTGTGAAAGACAGCGGAAAGGGCATTGGGCCGAAGTATCTCCAGGAGGGCCTCTTCACCGCGTTCTCGCAGGAAGACCCTCTTGCCTCTGGAAGTGGGCTTGGTTTGAGCATTGTTCGACAGGCCGTTGGGTTCCTTGGTGGCTCGATCGAAATTGAATCCACGCAGAATGTCGGGACGACACTCACAGTACGCACGCCGCTTCCTCTCTCATCGGATAAATCCGATGACTCCTCATCCAGTGCCGTTTTCAAGTCCCTGCAGAGCTACACCCAGGACAAGACCATTGGGTTCCTTGGGTTCGGCGCGAACCTGCAATCGAGTCGAGATACGTCTCTTTACTCCTCCCTGGAACGCCTGTGCCGCGACTGGTTTGGCCTCGAGGTTGCCAATACATCTGAACGTGGTGAGGATGAAAGGTTCGACTTCTACCTGGCGGTTCAGACGGAGCTCAACTGCGAAGACACCGAAGGAAGAGACTTGTTTGGTCTAAGCCAGCGTCTGGTCGACCGCAATGGACGCTTCTCGCCTGTTGTAGTGATCTGCCAGTCGCCGGAGGAAGCGCACAGCATGTTCGTTGCAGCGAAGAACAGAAGCGAGACGTTCTACTTTGAGTTCATCAGTCAACCATGCGGGCCCCGGAAGCTGGCGGGTGCTCTGGATATATGCATGAAACGACAGACGGAGCAGCGGTCCAGCGGTATCACCCCTGACGAGCGAACTCACTGGGTAGAAATGCCTGATTCTTCCCATCTGCCACTGGATGCTGAGCCCAGTGAGCCTCCCAGTAATCGACTGAAGATCAGCAAACGCCCAACGGCTGACACCATGGGCGATGAATCTCACCGAGGCTCGAGGGATGCCAAACGGCAGCAGGAGACGCCTGAACCATCCGTCCTGCTTGTGGATGACAATGACCTTAACCTGCAGCTGCTGTGTGCGTACACCGAGAAGGACAATCATCCTTATATGGCAGCCCACAACGGTGCAGAGGCGGTTGAAGCGTACAAGGCCGATCCCGGAAAGTATCAGTTTGTCATCATTG ACATATCAATGCCTGTTATGGATGGGTTTGAAGCGTCTCGACAGATCCGCCGCATTGAAAAAGAGCATCGGGCCAAGATGAGCAAGTCCGAGCAGAAGGCATCACCACGCACCGTGATTGCTGCTTTGACCGGGCTTGACAGCACCAGTGCCCAGAAGGAGGCCTTCTCTTCAGGCATCGACACGTTCCTGATCAAACCAGTGAAGCGGCCAGAGTTGCAGGCCATTCTGCGCCGTCAAAAAGGTGTTTAG
- a CDS encoding MBL fold metallo-hydrolase (COG:S;~EggNog:ENOG410PI5Q;~InterPro:IPR001279,IPR036866;~PFAM:PF00753;~antiSMASH:Cluster_5.10) encodes MESLILPSGSTAVDVSVINTTRMTIPAHHPLAPPDGLYSLTLDMPSYSFVIAHPSGRKMLFDLGLRKDWCNLPPATLGFLEQVGWQVEAAKNVSEVLQEGGTSLSDIEAVIWSHHHFDHVGDMTAFPLSTKLVVGPGFKKHYAHAFPSNPESSLWETAWNDRELQEVSFDSSSLDVGPFKALDYFGDGSFYLLDSPGHTVGHLAALAHVTVDGQWSSNSFVLMAGDTCHFIGQFRPTVYRPLSAEQIPECLQQPLCPGTIMERLLACPSQPLFGMPEMNAVDISQAYDSIEKLQVLDSADNVWVIVAHDQALLDQIEFYPATINDWQKREYAEKTRWRFWNTLKPHGQGH; translated from the exons ATGGAGTCACTTATACTGCCCAGTGGCTCGACAGCGGTCGATGTCAGTGTTATTAACAC CACACGCATGACTATCCCTGCCCACCACCCCCTGGCGCCCCCTGATGGACTCTACTCTCTGACTCTGGACATGCCTTCATACTCGTTTGTTATTGCGCATCCGTCCGGCCGTAAAATGCTCTTTGATCTTGGTCTGCGCAAGGACTGGTGCAACCTGCCCCCAGCCACGCTTGGGTTCCTTGAACAAGTAGGATGGCAAGTGGAGGCCGCGAAAAACGTCAGCGAAGTGTTGCAAGAAGGAGGTACATCTTTGTCCGATATCGAGGCCGTCATTTGGAGTCATCATCACTTTGACCATGTCGGCGATATGACTGCCTTTCCTCTGAGTACGAAGCTCGTTGTCGGACCAGGGTTCAAGAAGCACTACGCACACGCCTTTCCAAGCAACCCGGAGTCGTCGCTTTGGGAGACCGCATGGAATGACCGGGAACTGCAGGAGGTCTCTTTTGATTCTTCGTCTCTGGACGTAGGTCCGTTTAAAGCCCTCGATTACTTTGGCGATGGCAGCTTCTACTTATTGGATTCGCCGGGCCACACAGTCGGCCACCTTGCTGCCCTTGCTCACGTCACTGTTGATGGACAGTGGTCTTCTAACAGCTTCGTTTTGATGGCCGGCGATACATGCCATTTCATCGGACAATTCCGACCGACCGTATATCGACCGCTATCAGCGGAACAGATACCAGAGTGTCTTCAACAGCCCCTCTGCCCTGGAACCATTATGGAGCGGCTACTAGCATGTCCATCGCAACCGCTATTCGGAATGCCGGAGATGAATGCGGTGGACATATCTCAGGCTTATGATTCGATTGAGAAACTGCAAGTCCTTGATTCAGCTGACAATGTGTGGGTGATTGTCGCGCATGACCAGGCGTTGCTCGATCAGATCGAGTTCTATCCAGCAACAATCAATGACTGGCAGAAGAGAGAATACGCAGAGAAGACACGCTGGAGATTTTGGAACACTCTAAAGCCTCATGGACAGGGACACTGA